Genomic DNA from Haloterrigena alkaliphila:
CCTGCCGCAGCTCCTGGATTTCGTCATTGATCCGTTTAGCCCGCTGCTTGTACTCCAGCAACCGAGTCTTCGCTTCCTGTTCTTCGTCCTCCAACTTGCACTCCTCAAGTTCACTGCGTATCGCCCTATCCACCTTGGTGAGCTTGATACCGAACAGGAGATCGATCAGATCTGTGGCCTCGTCCCAACCATAGAAGCTGCGGAGGTCACCGGAGATAATGCTGAACAAGGAGAATAGGTTGAACCGGTCGAAACCCTGCTCATACAGCGGTGTGATGCCGATTAAGTCGTCGACTTCTGACTGGGTGCGCTGCTCCGCCTCGCTGTGTTCACTGTCCTCCGGATTTTCGATGACGTTGGGCTTATTGTAGCCTTCATAGCTCTGATTCCGCTCCATCTCCCGGTGGACTAGGTAGTTGCGGCGGCCCTTCCGCCAGTACCCGTCGGTTTTTAGCTTCTTGTAGTTCCGGTTGATCGGTCTCGTGATCAATGGATCGTCATTGTCTCTGCCGAATAGGTTGAACCGGGTGGCCTCAATGAAGCTGCTCTTCCCTTTCGAGTTTCGTCCGTGAATGATGGTGGCCCGGTCAGGAATGGAAACGTCCAACTCATCAATGACTTTGAACCCTTCAATATCCATTCGGGTCAGGGAGACCAGCTCGTCGCAACACACGGGCATGCCGACCACATCGGCGGCCACGATGCGATCATCGAACACTACGAAACCGAACGTGATGGCATCGGCACAGCCTACGACTCTGGCGTTGCACACACGAGCCAGACCTACGAGCGATATCTCGACACCATCGAAGACCACGACATCGAACTTCTGGTCGTCGAAGACGGCAATCACTTCGAGTTCGGCAACGCGAACGTCGACGTGCTCAACCCGCCCGAAGGAGACTCGGGTTCCGACCTTCACGATAATAGTGTAGCACTCTCCATCGAGTTCGGTGAGTTCTCTTATCTCACCACCGGCGATGCGGAAACCGCTGCGGAGCAACGAATGGTTGACGAACATGGAGACCAACTCGAGGCAGACGCGTATCAGGCGGGCCACCACGGTTCGACGACGTCCTCGACAACACCGTTCATGGACCAGGTGACACCGGACGTGGCGATCATCTCGAGTGCGTATGACTCCCAGTACGGCCATCCACACGATGAGGTTCTCGAGGACTTCGCTGATCAAGGAATCGAAACGTACTGGACCGCCGTTCACGGCGACGTCGTCCTCACGACTGACGGGAGCGATGTCGAACTCGAGACGGAACACGAGTTCTCGACTGATGCTGCAGCTCTCCCCGAGGCGAAACCAGATGATGACGACACACAGGCCTCGCTCACCCACCCGATTGACGTGCCTACAGCACCACTAGTCGGCTAATGAGTGAGACGTACACCGCGACGCTCGATCGGATCGTCGACGGACAGACAGCGGTGCTCTTGCTCGAAGAGGACGACGAGACCGTCGACCAACTCGACGTCGCCGTAACGACGTTGCCACCGGAGGCTCAGCACGAAGGGGCAGTTCTCAAGATTTCTGTCGAAGCAAGCGAACTCTGCGAAGCCGAATACCTTCCTGAAGTCACACAGTCTCGCAAGGAGTCTGCACAGGAGCACCTCGATCGTCTCTCGACGAGGTTATCGGATCGAGAGTAACAAATTCAGTCCGTAATTGTTCCCTCAACCCTTGCAGGGAGTCGCTGCAGGCAGGTTTCCAGAAAACTCAGGGGCGCTTCCGCCTCGAGGTGTCCAGGTTCGTGGATTAGTTCCTCATCAGTCTCGATCTGGAAGTGAGTTGTCCCAAGGTCTTCGTGGTCGTCATCTTTGTGCCATCCCAGACTGACTGCATCGTCGGCCCACTGCACACGCTGGACATCAGTACCAGCACGGGGACGCCAGGCAACCTCAAAAGTAGTCTGTTTTCGTGGAAATTCTTTCCCTAAGAACATCTCAGTATCAACGTCGGCAACAACAGATCGAGGACGGAGTCGTGATGGTCGATACTGGACGTTGGAAAAACCAGGTTCTTTCTCGAGGCGTTCTTTGATCCGACGAAGTCCTTCGCGCCGAGTGAATCCTCGGCCGCCAGCAAGAAACAGTACCATCTGTTTGTTAGCCTTCTTGCGGGAGCGTCCCTGTGCCAATCTCCCCGATACGCGGATCTGCGTCAAGCTTCGTCAGTGAACTCTGCAGGCTGATGGCAAGCTGAAGCGCTTCCCGTACCTGGATGTTGTACTCCCATTCCTCGATAGTCTCGAGGCGCTCACGTCGATCGCTGGACGACAGATCCTCACGTCCAATACTCCGGCGAAGTTCTTCGAGTGACTCGACGTCGTACGCTGCTTTCCACGAGTCGATTTCGTCACCGATTGCACGCAATTCATTGGTGAGTTCGTCTACAGACTGTTCTTCAGCGAGGGTGCGGACTTCGCGCAGGAATTGCGTGATGTCGTCTGGCTTGTAGCACATACCGTCAGCTGTTTCGACGACCTCGAGGTCGCCCTGATCGGCCATGCGATCGAGATATTTGGCAGCCGTATCCCTCGAGACATCCGCCTCTTCGGCAATCCAGCCAGCATTTTGTGGCGTCGTTCGAGTCAACGCAACATGCCTGACGCGGTCAGCAGCGTCCATCTCCGCTGGCCATGCACGTGATTGATCGCTCATTGGTCCCTGTAGAGTTGCCTTGGACTAATAGTTTGGCATGCTTCCGAATTATTTCGTATCTCTCGCTAAGGAAGTTGTCTGATCGGTTTGAGCACGAAACAGTCACGTCGACACGTTGCATCGAAATCCGGATCTGATGTCTCTGGCCGAGATCGTGCCAACCTGTTCACGAACTCTGTTCGAAGTTCCTCCCGACCGAGTGTCTCGGTATGCCAACCAACTCGAGCATCGTAGTGATACTTTAAGAAGACCTCTCCTCGAGGATTCTCTGCGGTATACTGTGTGCGTTTGGTGCCCCAGAGATGTGACGACCGGTACTCGGCAGCGAGGCCTTCATGTGTGAGTTCGATCAGAACCCACTCCACGTACGAGACGATCGAGACTCTGCTACGGTCGTTTGGAACAGAGAGGTGTCGACGAGTCTCCCGTGACGTGGCCGTTATCTCTCGAGGCGTCTTGTAGCCGACTCCCGGTTTCGGTGTTGGTGGTTCAGAACTCATAGTCAGTGAGGGGAGTCTATGATTCCCCTCACCCCTTCGGGGATGAGAAAACGTCCTGGTAAGCAGCGAAATTGCTCGAGTAATTGTTCTCCTCGGGAGTTACCCCACGCATCGACAGGTGATTTCACTTGTGGGGTAACTATCTGGAAGATCATCTTCGCCGCCACAATCGCTGCATCCGTGTTCGCAGTGATGACGACCCTTTATCTTTCTCGGAGGGTGGCTCAGTGGTATCCTTGAGGTCGCTCTCTTGCTGTTCAACGATCGATCGCAACTGCTGGCGCTCTGCTGTGAGTTGTTCGATCTGGTCACGTTGGTTAGCAATGATCTGCTCCAACTCGTCGATACGGGCCTCGAGAAGATCGTTCTTTTCCTCGAGATATACTCGATCAATCCCTTCAGAGCCCGGTTCTGCAATAGCTCCCTCGGGAGTCAAAGTAGTATCTGTATCAGTATTAGCAGCATCCACTGACGTCTCTCCAGTGAACCGCCTCGGGGTCAAGCCCCGAGGCACTCGGCCTGCTCAGCCTGTAGAACCGCTATCGCTCCGGTCTCAGCGTTCCGGTACTTGAGTGTGGTCGTCCGGCTCTCCCGTCGCCAGTTAGTGATTCGGGGCATAGTCGATCAGAAGTGGACGTCCGCGGGCACAATCCAGAGATCCTCACTTTCCTCAAGGAATCGATCCAACTGCTCGCGATGCCGGATGCCGTTCGCGTATTCGTTGTAGAGGAAGATCGTCGGTCCGTCGTACGCGCCGACCTGGTGGAACGCGTGCCGAGCAAGGCTCTCATCGCGCATGATATCCTCGCTGGAGAGCTCGTCAAGTGCCTCTCTCACTTGGTCGAGATTACGCTCGAACTCCGCTTTCGTTGCTTCCCATCCACGCTCGAGCAGTTCTTGCCCTTTCTCGGAATCGACGACCGCCGCAATCGGGAGGTCGCCCCACCGCGCTTTGCCTGCAACGGTTGTGTCCTCGTCGTCGAAGGTGACGAAGTAGTCAAACACAGCGCAGGCGTGTGGATTGGCGCCGACCAATCGCTCGAACACCGCCTTTCCGGTGGATAGCGCTTCGTTTTCTGTCGATGCCTCTACCAGCGCGTAAATTACCATATGCATCTCGAACACCTCGAAGCGCCGACGCACCGGGACCCGTCGTTCGCTCACCCCGTACTGCGCCGGCACCCATCGCCGGCGCAGAAAAACCACTCTCGGCACTTTCCTCTCTCAGGGGTCGTCCGCACGCTCGACGGTGATGGTCAGATCCCCAGATTCGTAGTTGGCCTCGAATGCGACCGAGAACCCATCCGACTCGTACGCCGCGTGGTAGGTTCGATGCAGTTCGAGCGAGCCGATTGCCTTGAAATGGAAGAATGCGGCTGCGGTGTAGGGCTTGCTGGCGGTCTCGATCTGGGTCTCCACCGAGGCTGGGAGTGCGATCTGTGGTGTGTCGGTGTCAATACTGGCTGCGAACTCACGTGCTTCGTCGACGGTCGCTTGCGAGTGCGCTGGCGTTTGGCCCGTCAGCACGTTCACCGGTGTCTCCGTTTCGTCGGTGAATAGGACGTCTTCGAAGGTGTGCGTTCCCAAGATTGCCTCGGGGCTCAACTCGCAGTCGTGGAACGGATCGTCGGCTGGTTGCTCGGTCATGGAATCACGAGCCCACGTAGGGGCTCACCCATTCCTGCCCCTGAAAAAACAGCAGTTGCCACGAAGCAGACCGACCTAGGAGTGGTTCAGGCTCGCTTTCTCGAGGGGTGATTCGCCAGTTGGGATAAGTAGCTCCTGTCGGTCTCCGATCCGCTCGGCCAGCTTTCGTTTCAGATACTGCCTCGCCGTCGATAGCGTGAATACGCCTTTGTCGATCATGTCGCCGACGACGTCTTTGAGGGCCGTGAACTGTCCCTGCAGGTGGCCGTCGCCGACCGGCTCGCCATC
This window encodes:
- a CDS encoding DUF3006 domain-containing protein; the protein is MSETYTATLDRIVDGQTAVLLLEEDDETVDQLDVAVTTLPPEAQHEGAVLKISVEASELCEAEYLPEVTQSRKESAQEHLDRLSTRLSDRE
- a CDS encoding DUF4208 domain-containing protein, producing MSDQSRAWPAEMDAADRVRHVALTRTTPQNAGWIAEEADVSRDTAAKYLDRMADQGDLEVVETADGMCYKPDDITQFLREVRTLAEEQSVDELTNELRAIGDEIDSWKAAYDVESLEELRRSIGREDLSSSDRRERLETIEEWEYNIQVREALQLAISLQSSLTKLDADPRIGEIGTGTLPQEG
- a CDS encoding SlyX family protein; the protein is MDAANTDTDTTLTPEGAIAEPGSEGIDRVYLEEKNDLLEARIDELEQIIANQRDQIEQLTAERQQLRSIVEQQESDLKDTTEPPSEKDKGSSSLRTRMQRLWRRR